Below is a window of Cytophaga hutchinsonii ATCC 33406 DNA.
AGCCTTTACTATTTCATGCAATTCATCAAGCGAGTCTTCGCGGTGATTGTGATACAAATTCAGGTGAAAGTTATCCAGCTTTGTAAGCAACGCTGCAAGCTGATATGTTTCCTTTTCTGTTAATGCATCAAAAAGCACATCACTTATCTGGTGCATGTAGGGATAACACTTTTGAAGCATTTTTTTACCCTTCGCTGTAATTTCAATAGCTGTAGAACGCTTATCATCCGGATAATGCTTTTCTTTTACCAGTCCAAGATTAATTAATCGTTTTATGATCTCTATGCCGGTTGTATATTCTGTAACGTGCTTATCAATCAATTGCTTTTTTGTTACAATTCCCAATTCTTTGAGATTATTCAGATATACAAAATCTTCGAGTGTCTTGAATTCCAGTTCCACTAAATTCTTTTTAGAATAAAAGATTGACATCTTATACAGCCTGTTTAAAGCACCGCCCAGCACCCTTCCCTTTGGATGTGTTTCGGTAAACAATGGCTTTGGCTGTTCTGTAACCTCTTGACCCAATAAATAATTCTTACAGAAATCCTGTATCTCAGCTTTGGGATTCTCCTTCTCAAAAGCATGCCACAGATTAACCAATTCAACTACTTTATCTGACATAGTACAAAATTACTATGTTTTTGTTACATTTTTAAATAATTTATAATGTTTTTGTTGTTTATCAAACTACATCACTTAAATTTGATCCATGGTAATTGCAGAATTAAAAAATGCTTCGAAAGAATATCAGATGGGAGACCAGACCATTACGGCGCTCCAATCAACAAATTTCAAAGTAAACGATGGAGAACTTCTCCTGATCATCGGGCCTTCCGGCTCAGGCAAAACAACCCTGCTATCCCTGATCGGTTGTGTTATCTACCCAAGTAAAGGTGAACTTACCGTAGATAATGAACATGTGAATGGTATGAGCCAAAGCCAGATGGCCAGGCTTAGACTGAACACAATTGGTTTTGTATTCCAGAATTTCAACCTTATAGCTCCGTTAAATGCATTTGACAATGTGATCCTTCCCTTGCAATTGCAGGGAGTAGCTTCAGGTGAGGCCAAAGAACGCACAGAGAAAGCACTGGAAAAAGTAGGTATGCTGGATCGTAAAAAGAATTTACCCAAACAGCTATCCGGGGGGCAGCAACAACGCATCGCCATTGCACGTGCGCTTGTAACAAATCCTAAAATTATTTTATGTGATGAACCCACAGCATCGCTGGATAAAGATTCGGTAAGTGTAGTAATGAATGAATTAAAGTCGCTGGCAGAAAACGGGAAAGCTGTTGTGGTTGTTACACACGACCCGCGTTTAAAAGAATATGCACACCGGATTGTTGAAGTAAAAAATGGAACGGTTACAGAACTAACAGATTTAAATCAAAACTTATGATACATAAAATTACAGTTGTCGGATTGGCGTTAACAGTATTTGCCTGCGGAGCAGATAAAAAAGAAGCTGCACAATTAAATAAAATCGATTCAATTACAATCAAAGAAGTAACAGGTATTGCCAATGTTGAACCGCTTCAACGTATTCTTACCCTTACGCCTGAAACAAACGGGATCATAAAAAAAATCAACATTGAGATCAATCAAAAAGTACAGAAAGGCGACATCCTTTTTGTGCTGGATAATGAAACGGAACTGGCTCAGTTACATCAGTCA
It encodes the following:
- a CDS encoding MarR family winged helix-turn-helix transcriptional regulator, whose translation is MSDKVVELVNLWHAFEKENPKAEIQDFCKNYLLGQEVTEQPKPLFTETHPKGRVLGGALNRLYKMSIFYSKKNLVELEFKTLEDFVYLNNLKELGIVTKKQLIDKHVTEYTTGIEIIKRLINLGLVKEKHYPDDKRSTAIEITAKGKKMLQKCYPYMHQISDVLFDALTEKETYQLAALLTKLDNFHLNLYHNHREDSLDELHEIVKAIRS
- a CDS encoding ABC transporter ATP-binding protein; translated protein: MVIAELKNASKEYQMGDQTITALQSTNFKVNDGELLLIIGPSGSGKTTLLSLIGCVIYPSKGELTVDNEHVNGMSQSQMARLRLNTIGFVFQNFNLIAPLNAFDNVILPLQLQGVASGEAKERTEKALEKVGMLDRKKNLPKQLSGGQQQRIAIARALVTNPKIILCDEPTASLDKDSVSVVMNELKSLAENGKAVVVVTHDPRLKEYAHRIVEVKNGTVTELTDLNQNL